The following proteins come from a genomic window of Sphaerisporangium rubeum:
- the proC gene encoding pyrroline-5-carboxylate reductase, whose amino-acid sequence MIAILGTGKMGEALLSGLLRAGVEAGEIVATARREERARSLAERYGVRMVSNAEAAKTADTLILAVKPQDMAALLTEIAPHVPAGRLVVSAAAGITTAFVESRLGGDVPVVRVMSNTPVLVDQAMSVISAGAHAGEDHLKQTESLLSPVGKVLRIPESQQDAATALSGSGPAYFFYLVEAMVDAGILLGMPRAAALDMVTQSIVGAAIMLRDSGEHPVILREAVTSPGGTTIAAIAELERHSVRAAFLAAIEAARDRSNKLAAG is encoded by the coding sequence ATGATCGCGATTCTGGGGACCGGCAAGATGGGTGAGGCCCTGCTGTCGGGGCTGCTGCGTGCCGGTGTCGAGGCCGGCGAGATCGTCGCGACGGCACGGCGTGAGGAGCGCGCGCGGTCGCTCGCCGAGCGGTACGGCGTGCGCATGGTGTCCAACGCCGAGGCCGCGAAGACCGCCGACACGCTCATCCTGGCGGTGAAGCCGCAGGACATGGCGGCTCTGCTCACCGAGATCGCCCCTCACGTGCCGGCCGGCCGGCTGGTCGTGTCGGCGGCGGCCGGCATCACCACCGCCTTCGTCGAGTCGCGGCTCGGCGGCGACGTGCCGGTGGTGCGCGTCATGTCCAACACGCCGGTGCTGGTCGACCAGGCGATGAGCGTCATCTCCGCCGGGGCCCACGCCGGCGAGGACCACCTCAAGCAGACCGAGAGCCTGCTGTCCCCGGTCGGCAAGGTGCTGCGCATCCCCGAGTCCCAGCAGGACGCCGCGACCGCGTTGTCCGGCAGCGGCCCCGCCTACTTCTTCTACCTGGTCGAGGCCATGGTCGACGCCGGCATCCTGCTCGGCATGCCGAGAGCCGCCGCGCTCGACATGGTCACCCAGTCCATCGTGGGGGCCGCCATCATGCTGCGCGACTCCGGCGAGCACCCCGTGATCCTCCGCGAGGCCGTCACCTCGCCGGGTGGCACCACCATCGCGGCCATCGCCGAGCTGGAGCGCCACAGCGTGCGCGCCGCGTTCCTCGCCGCCATCGAGGCCGCCAGGGACCGCAGCAACAAGCTCGCCGCCGGCTGA
- a CDS encoding proline dehydrogenase, whose protein sequence is MVLRRVLQAVSASDRVARVVRAAGPAGFGAGRTAEEAVTAVAGYAADGLPVTVDRLGPPARTQADAEDAVKDTLALLDALTRRGLAKGADILVRLPMMGLGLDLRLARRGADRVCEVAAEAGATVTLDADAVTADPVLGLHSALLTEHPSLGVVVHAALHDAEEICGSLASGRVLLTRGGDPVIWGAPAYATAHEADLSYVRCLRVLMAGSGTPVISTRDRRLIEIASALAVLNEREPDGFEFLVPQGPRPAGLDRQPGSRVRVHVPYGGGWSTFAPYVQGLPFAQRWRPVSR, encoded by the coding sequence ATGGTGTTGCGTCGTGTTCTGCAGGCCGTCTCGGCGAGCGACCGGGTCGCGCGGGTGGTGAGAGCGGCCGGCCCCGCCGGGTTCGGCGCCGGCCGTACCGCCGAGGAGGCCGTGACCGCGGTGGCCGGATACGCGGCCGACGGCCTGCCGGTCACGGTCGACCGCCTCGGCCCGCCGGCGCGCACCCAGGCCGACGCCGAGGACGCCGTGAAGGACACGCTCGCGCTGCTCGACGCGCTCACCCGGCGCGGCCTCGCCAAAGGGGCCGACATCCTCGTGCGCCTCCCCATGATGGGTCTCGGCCTGGACCTGCGGCTGGCGCGGCGCGGCGCGGACCGGGTCTGCGAGGTCGCGGCCGAGGCGGGGGCCACCGTCACCCTGGACGCCGACGCCGTCACCGCCGACCCCGTGCTCGGCCTGCACTCCGCGCTGCTGACCGAGCATCCCTCGCTCGGGGTCGTGGTCCACGCGGCCCTGCACGACGCCGAGGAGATCTGCGGGTCCCTGGCGTCCGGCAGGGTGCTGCTGACCAGGGGAGGCGATCCGGTCATATGGGGTGCCCCGGCGTACGCGACGGCGCACGAGGCGGACCTCTCCTACGTCCGCTGTCTGCGCGTCCTCATGGCGGGCTCCGGCACCCCCGTGATCTCCACGCGCGACCGGCGCCTCATCGAGATCGCCTCCGCGCTGGCCGTGCTCAACGAGCGCGAGCCCGACGGGTTCGAGTTCCTCGTCCCCCAAGGCCCGCGGCCCGCGGGGCTGGACCGGCAGCCGGGGAGCCGCGTGCGCGTGCATGTGCCGTACGGCGGCGGCTGGTCCACGTTCGCCCCCTACGTCCAGGGGCTGCCGTTCGCTCAGAGGTGGCGGCCGGTGAGCCGATAG
- a CDS encoding HlyD family efflux transporter periplasmic adaptor subunit, producing MTIRRGFPPLLMGLVLLVSGCTSDDAPRVQIAEVARSAVSEVVEAPATIAARATATLRSPAAGTVAKVYVRDGETVRKGQILVRISSPQARDQLKQARKAERQASKPVRFGGAVPAPRVGFAGLPGASGLDRQVARDFQKARDAARKIKDPGLRKQLVAAVDGAQARHRAQRAELNKITQGLVQSVNQVLAQVSGQIGAGLGGLASSMGSLQAASASQAKVAARVAQATVDGLVIKAPFRGVVTLGGPPGGGSAGLGSLLGSLPPEVAGQAGAAAGGSASGGSGSGGGIAAGVPVSAGDAVVTVTDVTELTLSADVDETDVLLVKRGVKAEVELDAVTGATYEAEVTGVGVTPKEGTTGGVSYPVRLTLGDGVFDDGGEAPDPKPGMSAVVRLTVRESPDAVAVPAASIVTSGRDTVVWVVRRDGTAERRVVKLGAQGDATVEVVRGLSTGERVVTRGADAVRPGQKLTG from the coding sequence GTGACGATTCGTCGCGGTTTCCCCCCGCTTCTCATGGGTCTCGTTCTCCTGGTGTCCGGCTGCACGAGTGACGACGCGCCTCGTGTGCAGATCGCCGAGGTGGCGCGGTCGGCGGTGAGCGAGGTCGTCGAGGCGCCGGCCACGATCGCGGCCCGGGCCACGGCGACGCTGCGCTCGCCGGCCGCGGGGACGGTGGCCAAGGTCTACGTACGGGACGGGGAGACGGTCCGCAAGGGGCAGATCCTCGTCAGGATCAGTTCGCCGCAGGCGCGGGACCAGCTCAAGCAGGCGCGCAAGGCGGAGCGGCAGGCGTCGAAACCGGTCAGGTTCGGCGGCGCGGTCCCCGCGCCACGGGTCGGTTTCGCCGGATTGCCGGGAGCCTCCGGCCTGGACCGGCAGGTGGCGCGCGACTTCCAGAAGGCACGCGACGCGGCGCGCAAGATCAAGGACCCCGGACTGCGCAAGCAGCTCGTCGCGGCGGTGGACGGCGCGCAGGCGCGGCACCGGGCCCAGCGCGCGGAGCTGAACAAGATCACCCAAGGGCTGGTCCAGTCGGTCAACCAGGTGCTCGCGCAGGTCAGCGGTCAGATCGGCGCCGGCCTCGGTGGGCTCGCGTCCTCCATGGGGTCGCTGCAGGCGGCCTCGGCGTCCCAGGCCAAGGTGGCGGCGCGGGTCGCGCAGGCCACGGTGGACGGGCTGGTGATCAAGGCGCCGTTCCGCGGGGTGGTGACGCTCGGCGGGCCGCCGGGTGGCGGGTCCGCGGGGCTCGGTTCGCTGCTCGGGTCCCTGCCGCCTGAGGTCGCGGGCCAGGCGGGGGCCGCCGCGGGTGGGTCGGCCTCGGGTGGCTCGGGGTCCGGCGGCGGCATCGCCGCAGGGGTGCCGGTGTCGGCCGGCGACGCCGTCGTGACGGTGACGGACGTCACGGAGCTCACGCTCTCGGCCGACGTGGACGAGACCGACGTGCTTTTGGTGAAGCGCGGCGTGAAGGCCGAGGTCGAGCTGGACGCGGTCACCGGCGCCACCTACGAGGCCGAGGTGACCGGCGTCGGCGTGACCCCCAAGGAGGGCACCACCGGCGGCGTCAGCTACCCGGTGCGCCTCACCCTCGGGGACGGCGTGTTCGACGACGGAGGCGAGGCCCCCGACCCCAAGCCCGGCATGAGCGCCGTGGTCCGTCTGACCGTGCGCGAGTCCCCGGACGCCGTCGCCGTCCCGGCCGCGAGCATCGTGACCAGCGGCCGCGACACCGTGGTGTGGGTGGTCAGGCGGGACGGCACCGCCGAGCGCCGGGTGGTGAAGCTCGGCGCTCAGGGGGACGCCACCGTCGAGGTCGTCCGCGGCCTGTCGACCGGCGAGCGCGTCGTGACACGCGGCGCCGACGCCGTACGTCCCGGCCAGAAGCTGACCGGGTGA